The following are encoded together in the Tatumella ptyseos genome:
- a CDS encoding polyprenyl synthetase family protein — MSIGKEKSEGKVTDPITLTLSAIEQRLDELLPNPSEREKVSLAMREGTLTPGKRIRPLLLLMTAQDLGYQASPRGLLDFACAVEIVHAASLIMDDMPCMDNALVRRNQPTVHRKFGEAVALLAVVALISKAFQIISQAEGISELAKNLAVAELSQAIGVQGLVEGQYQDLSADENARSPEAIALTNHYKTSTLFCAALQMAAIAVGANEVTREQLRHCSFNLGQAFQLLDDLSDGSLFTGKDPHQDLGKSTWVNVFGAQKSEKQLRDHLGNVSLHFSQACQHSCQTQQFVEQWFAQKLAAVG; from the coding sequence ATGTCGATCGGTAAGGAAAAAAGCGAAGGAAAGGTGACTGATCCGATAACGCTTACCCTTAGCGCTATTGAACAGCGATTAGATGAACTTCTTCCAAACCCGTCTGAACGGGAAAAAGTGAGCTTGGCGATGCGTGAGGGGACATTAACGCCAGGTAAGCGTATTCGTCCGCTGCTGCTCCTTATGACGGCGCAGGATTTAGGATATCAAGCTTCGCCACGGGGATTGCTCGATTTCGCCTGTGCGGTTGAAATCGTCCATGCCGCATCGCTGATTATGGATGATATGCCTTGCATGGATAATGCGCTAGTACGTCGTAATCAGCCGACGGTGCATAGGAAATTTGGAGAAGCCGTAGCGTTATTGGCGGTGGTTGCTCTGATCAGTAAAGCATTTCAAATTATTAGCCAAGCAGAAGGGATCAGCGAGTTAGCGAAAAACTTGGCGGTTGCCGAACTCTCCCAGGCCATTGGTGTTCAGGGGCTGGTGGAGGGACAATACCAAGATTTAAGTGCTGACGAGAATGCTCGTAGCCCAGAAGCGATTGCACTGACCAACCACTATAAAACCAGCACACTGTTCTGTGCTGCCTTACAGATGGCTGCGATTGCGGTCGGGGCGAATGAGGTGACACGTGAGCAACTGCGTCACTGTTCCTTTAATCTCGGGCAGGCCTTTCAACTGTTGGATGATTTATCTGACGGTTCTCTCTTCACGGGGAAAGATCCTCATCAAGATCTCGGCAAATCGACATGGGTCAATGTATTCGGGGCACAAAAAAGTGAAAAGCAGTTGCGAGATCATTTAGGTAATGTGAGTCTGCATTTCTCACAAGCTTGTCAGCATAGTTGCCAAACTCAGCAATTCGTTGAACAGTGGTTTGCACAAAAACTTGCTGCGGTGGGCTAG
- a CDS encoding YtfJ family protein, whose protein sequence is MKKVGHKVAWCIGLLFLSHKAEAELPQVGALLPAVKVQRGGEIILNQGGEVRQSWQPSWPQSRPQLIIHVAGRLAAKQQLEPVVAQLSRTQWVSQRVDMTTIINTDDSIWGSAPFVEHSILNSKKHSPISHFVLDSSGVVAHRWQLQAESAAIIATTGQGKVIFFQQAPFSAVSIQRLLNLLQQKAKNDLNSSFH, encoded by the coding sequence ATGAAAAAAGTAGGCCATAAGGTAGCCTGGTGTATAGGGCTACTTTTCTTATCTCATAAGGCAGAGGCTGAGCTTCCCCAAGTTGGGGCATTGTTACCTGCCGTGAAGGTGCAACGCGGTGGAGAAATTATTCTCAACCAAGGGGGAGAGGTGCGCCAATCTTGGCAGCCTTCTTGGCCTCAATCACGACCACAATTAATCATTCATGTTGCGGGGCGTTTGGCCGCCAAACAACAGCTGGAGCCAGTGGTTGCACAGCTTTCCCGAACTCAGTGGGTGAGTCAACGCGTCGATATGACGACGATTATTAATACCGACGACAGTATCTGGGGAAGCGCGCCTTTTGTTGAACACAGTATCTTGAATAGCAAAAAGCACTCTCCCATTAGCCATTTTGTATTGGACAGTAGTGGCGTGGTGGCCCACCGTTGGCAGCTTCAAGCCGAGAGTGCCGCCATTATTGCGACGACGGGACAGGGAAAAGTTATTTTTTTCCAGCAAGCGCCTTTTTCTGCGGTAAGTATTCAGCGACTGCTTAACCTATTACAACAGAAGGCAAAAAATGATTTAAATTCATCTTTTCACTAA
- a CDS encoding MFS transporter: MSTYRYRIFGLLFLVALVNYIDRGALSFAATAIAQHYNLSKVALGALLGYFGIGYLLGSLCGGFLADRYGTRRIWLIAGVSWSCLEMMTAWAGELGISLLGGSALMGFALCRILFGMSEGPAYALMNKTIAYWAPDQERGAALSIGLLSTQIGAMLTAPIAVGLMLLTGHWQTMFIVLGGCSLLVMLLFAKGFRNSPSEHPTISAAEQRYITENQKSAGDTGEKLAWWQFFTSRTLVCNALGYFSFLYITFTLVTWMPKYLQDTFHYDLHALWYVAMIPWSGAAITVLCGGKITDFLLKRFQHLRIARNLFAVVSLAGAASCFLAIPSVGSAAAVIALMTLGNAFNALINNIYWSVVIDVTPNSSVGTYSGMTLAIANSSAIISPILCGALAEYYGYNAMFWVTGSLALVSMCAMAFLQPEKRLGARRAAMPSTVTSPQL; the protein is encoded by the coding sequence ACCGCTATTGCTCAGCACTACAATCTCAGCAAGGTGGCCCTGGGCGCATTACTCGGGTATTTCGGCATAGGTTACTTGTTGGGTTCACTGTGTGGGGGCTTTCTTGCCGATCGCTATGGTACTCGTAGAATTTGGCTGATTGCTGGGGTGAGTTGGTCTTGTTTAGAGATGATGACAGCATGGGCGGGGGAACTCGGGATCTCGTTGCTCGGCGGGTCAGCCTTAATGGGATTCGCACTATGTCGGATCCTGTTTGGAATGAGTGAAGGGCCAGCTTATGCATTGATGAATAAAACGATTGCTTACTGGGCACCTGATCAGGAGCGCGGGGCTGCACTATCAATTGGTTTACTCAGTACTCAGATTGGGGCAATGCTCACTGCGCCGATTGCGGTAGGATTAATGTTACTCACCGGTCACTGGCAAACGATGTTTATTGTGTTGGGAGGATGCTCGTTGTTGGTGATGCTGTTATTCGCTAAGGGCTTTCGCAATAGTCCCTCGGAGCATCCTACCATTAGCGCGGCTGAGCAACGCTACATTACTGAAAACCAAAAAAGTGCAGGGGACACTGGGGAAAAATTGGCCTGGTGGCAATTCTTTACTTCCCGGACTTTGGTCTGTAACGCTTTAGGCTACTTTAGTTTTCTCTACATTACGTTCACATTAGTCACTTGGATGCCTAAATATTTGCAAGATACCTTCCATTATGATCTTCACGCCCTCTGGTATGTTGCGATGATTCCATGGAGTGGCGCGGCAATAACCGTACTTTGTGGTGGCAAAATAACGGATTTTCTCTTGAAACGTTTCCAGCATTTACGTATTGCTCGCAACCTGTTCGCGGTGGTCAGTTTGGCCGGGGCCGCAAGCTGTTTTCTGGCCATTCCTTCAGTCGGATCGGCGGCGGCGGTCATCGCCTTGATGACACTTGGCAATGCGTTCAACGCATTAATCAATAATATCTATTGGTCGGTAGTTATTGATGTTACGCCTAACTCCTCGGTCGGGACTTATAGTGGAATGACCCTAGCGATTGCGAATAGTTCCGCCATTATTTCGCCCATTCTCTGCGGGGCGTTGGCGGAATATTATGGCTATAACGCGATGTTCTGGGTAACGGGGAGTTTAGCCTTAGTGAGCATGTGTGCGATGGCATTTCTGCAGCCGGAAAAGCGGCTGGGCGCAAGAAGGGCAGCGATGCCAAGCACCGTCACCTCTCCCCAACTCTAG